Proteins encoded within one genomic window of Thermococcus sp. 21S7:
- a CDS encoding ATP-binding protein, with amino-acid sequence MISPFVDREREMGILEREWERAPSFVVIYGRRRVGKTRLLVEFSRGRKAFFHTFTEGTKESQIRVIREELAKFYGDDIFLSFNDWYPLFKYLASKIKEKTLVVLDEFTYAIKSDKSILGALQRAWDHELSRRPVMLVLSGSLMGMMVDDVLSYSSPLYGRRTAGFMLRPLNLFNSMGFFDNFQRGLLSYMLIGGVPAYLSIAARYSDVNQLVENEFLSPDGFFYDEPYIILSQELRELKFYSSILAAIAEGRERPSEIATYVGVEGRRIYPYLETLIRLGFVERQLPVARKEKRGLYRIKDPMLLTWFSIVRPNRTEIELGILSPKNVKESLQRVFSRRFEEVSKEFLIELNQADWLPFRFTKIGRWWHKNEEIDLLALNEQEKKALFVEVKWKKLREREARGILKDLKRKAELVDLDGWEKSYGLIARKIKGIEGLRAEGYPAWDLVDFGVISKTRQA; translated from the coding sequence ATGATTAGTCCATTTGTTGACCGGGAGAGGGAGATGGGAATACTCGAAAGAGAATGGGAGAGAGCTCCCTCCTTCGTCGTGATTTATGGCAGAAGAAGGGTTGGGAAGACGAGACTGCTGGTGGAATTCTCACGTGGAAGAAAGGCTTTCTTCCATACTTTTACTGAAGGCACAAAAGAGAGTCAAATACGGGTTATCAGGGAAGAACTCGCCAAGTTTTATGGGGACGATATCTTCCTGAGCTTCAACGATTGGTATCCCCTATTCAAGTACCTTGCATCCAAAATCAAGGAAAAAACCCTCGTAGTGCTCGACGAGTTTACGTATGCCATTAAAAGCGACAAGAGTATCTTGGGTGCCCTCCAGAGGGCATGGGACCACGAACTCAGCAGGAGACCCGTTATGCTCGTTCTCTCCGGTTCGCTGATGGGAATGATGGTTGATGACGTGCTCAGCTACTCTTCACCCCTCTACGGCAGGCGAACCGCTGGATTCATGCTCAGACCTCTGAACCTGTTCAACTCCATGGGGTTCTTTGATAACTTCCAGCGCGGTCTCCTGAGCTACATGCTCATTGGTGGTGTCCCGGCATACCTTTCAATAGCAGCCCGCTATTCTGACGTCAACCAGCTCGTTGAGAACGAATTTTTATCCCCCGACGGCTTTTTCTACGATGAGCCGTACATCATTCTTTCCCAGGAGCTAAGGGAGCTGAAGTTCTACTCCTCAATACTTGCCGCTATAGCTGAAGGTCGAGAGAGACCGAGTGAGATAGCCACCTACGTAGGCGTCGAAGGGCGGAGGATATACCCATATCTTGAAACGCTGATACGCCTCGGCTTCGTTGAACGCCAGCTCCCCGTTGCGAGAAAAGAAAAACGGGGGCTTTACAGGATTAAAGACCCAATGCTCCTCACGTGGTTTTCCATAGTCCGCCCCAACAGAACGGAGATAGAGCTTGGAATTCTTAGCCCGAAGAACGTCAAGGAGAGCCTCCAGAGGGTCTTTTCAAGGCGGTTTGAAGAAGTCTCAAAGGAGTTTCTCATAGAACTGAATCAGGCTGACTGGCTTCCATTCCGCTTCACCAAGATCGGAAGGTGGTGGCACAAGAATGAGGAGATTGACTTACTCGCTCTTAACGAGCAGGAGAAAAAGGCTCTGTTCGTTGAGGTTAAGTGGAAGAAGCTCAGAGAAAGGGAAGCACGGGGAATTCTGAAGGACTTGAAGAGGAAGGCCGAGTTAGTTGATCTGGATGGTTGGGAGAAGAGTTACGGGTTGATAGCGAGGAAAATTAAAGGGATTGAAGGGTTAAGGGCTGAAGGCTATCCCGCCTGGGACTTGGTGGACTTTGGGGTTATCTCAAAAACTCGTCAAGCCTAA